TCCTCTAAGAGGGTAAGCAGTTCATCACTTGTGCTTACCAATCATCATCAGCAAAAAACTCAGTCAATTGGTAATTATTGGCAGTTGGTATTGGTGGGGTTATCGATTGTTTTGTTAGGTTTAGGTATTGGTGCATCTGTCAGAGCCATAACATCTAGGGGAGTGGTTGAGTCCAGTTCGGTTACACCAGTTGTAGACTTACCTATAGAAGACAAGGTGGAAAAAAATCTAACGACTAGCACTCCAGCCTCTACTCAAACTAGAGAACCATCCGTTGTCACTTCCCCAGCTAAACCTACTGCTTCGCCATCAGTTGAGGCGATCGCCTCTTCTCCTGATGTTCAGGAGTCAGAAGCGGTTACTTTGGAAAAGTTTAATCGTATCCAAAAAGGGATGACCATTGAGCAAGTGGAAAAGGTTTTTGGTAAATCTGGACAGGTCATTGCTGAAAATAATTCTAACGATAGTATTGGAAAGGTTTATTCGTGGAAAAATCCTCAGGGTAGTAATGCCATTATTGAGTTTAAAGATGGTCAAGTAGTGGCTAAAGCTCAAGCTGGTTTGTAGTATTCCTTAAAACTCAATAGCACCAAAAAAGAGAGAGGACGCGGAGCGTCCTCTCTCTTTTTTGGTGCTATTGCTATAAAATTACATGGTGGGTAGCTAACTAATTTCTTGATTTAAACAGCTAGTAAAACCCAGTCAAAGCCTCGTGGGAGAAAAATTTTTTGGGTATCGATTTACGCAGCTACGTTTATCTAGACAACTTACAAAAACAACATGCTGCTTACTTAGGAACGATCGCACAAGGATTTTTGCCATTACCAGGTGACACCTCCCTCTGGATCGAAATTTCTCCAGGTATTGAAATTAACCGCATTACCGATGTAGCTCTGAAATCAACGTCAGTTCGCCCAGGTGTGCAAATTGTTGAGCGCTTGTATGGATTGTTGGAAATTCATTCGGCTAGTCAAGGCGAGACCCAAGCCGCAGGTCGTGCCATTCTAGAGATGTTGGGCGTAACTGAAGAAGATCGGATTAAGCCAAGATTGTTATCTAGTCAAATTATTCGTAATGTGGACGCGCATCAAACCCAGCTAATTAATCGCTTTCGGCGAGGTCAAATGCTGCTGTCGGGGCAAACTCTGTACATTATGGAAGTGGAGCCTGCCGCCTATGCGGCTCTTGCCGCTAATGAAGCGGAAAAAGCTGCCTCAATTAATATTCTCGAAATTGTCGCGGTAGGTAGCTTTGGGCGTTTATATCTCGGTGGTGAGGAGCGCGATATTATGGCGGCGGCGGCGGCGGTATTGACTACCATTGCTAATGTTAAAGGCCGTGATATCTGGAGCGATCGCAAGGAATAATCAAAATTTGCGGCGCAAATACTAATTACAAATCATCTTCCCAGCCACAGCATTTGCAACGCCATTGCTCAGGTGGTATCCGCATTCGCGAAAAAGGAGTGCGACATTCTGGGCATTTGCCTGTAAAGATGGGATGCCAGCCACATTCTGATTCCATGTCAGGATCATAGCTGTGGGGATCATCAGGTTCCCATAATTCTGCTGAGGCAAAATCCGAGCAAATTCCCCACTCTGGCCCATAAGGATGTACTGCACAGACCAAAAGCTGGCTGTGAGAGTAAAAATTACAGCGATCGCACAGAGATATTTTTGCCATAGATGTATTTTAACTAAGAATACCAAAACACAAAATGGCTACGCTATATTGAACTCTCGTTATATTAAGATCATCGCGTTATTTATTATTTGCGGATTACAGAGTCAGTTATGTCTGAAATTGCCACCGAGATAATTTTTGTGCTTCTACTCATTATTGCTAATGGAGTCTTTTCAGGATCGGAAATTGCCGTGATTTCGGCGCGGAAGGTGCGTTTAGAGCAGTCGGCTAACCAAGGCAACGCAAAAGCCAGAGTCGCTCTGAAGTTAGCTCAAGATCCTAATGATTTTCTCTCCACTGTGCAGATCGGCATTACTTTAATTGGTGTTTTGAGTGGGGCAGTGGCTGGGGCAACCCTCGCGGCCCGTTTAGCATTAGTCCTTGACGCAATTCCTTTTTTGCAATCTTACAAAGACGGGCTGAGCGTGGGGATCGTGGTCGGTGTGATTACATTTCTGTCTCTTGTAATCGGAGAGCTAGTCCCCAAACGGATTGCCCTGAATGATCCTGAGCAAATTGCTTGTACAGTTGCTAAGCCGATGCGGTTGTTGTCAAAGATCGCTTCGCCGCTAGTTTATTTATTGAGTATTTCTACAGATTTGCTGCTCAAAGTGTTGGGAATCAAAGCATCGGATGAGCCATCGGTTACGGAAGAAGAAATCAAGATGATGATTCGCCAAGGTGCTGATACGGGAATGTTTGAGGAGTCGGAGCAGGAAATGGTAGAACGGATCTTTCGCCTTGGCGATCGCTCTGTTAAAGGATTAATGACACCGCGTACAGAGATCGTTTGGCTAGATGTTGAGTCTCCCCTATCTGAAACCCTTGATGAAGTGATCAATAGTCCCTATTCACGGTTTCCCGTTGGTCGTGACAGCATTGATCAATGTTTGGGAATTGTGCGGGGGAGCAGTCTATTATCTGCCTGTTTAACCGATCAAAATCAAAATAACGTTTCCTTAGAATCCTTAATTCAGCCACCTGTTTATGTTGCTGAAAGTACTCGCGCTCTTAAACTTCTAGAGCAGTTTAAGCAAACTGGTGTACATATTGCCTTAGTAACCGATGAGTACGGCGGCGTTGAGGGATTAGTAACCCTAAATGACCTCATGGAAGCGATCGTCGGTGACTTGCCATCCATAGAGAATCCCGATGATCCCACTGCCGTGCAAAGGGAAGATGGTTCTTGGCTATTAGATGGATTGCTCTCGATTGATGAATTTAGGGATGTTTTATCAAGCGATAACATCTCTCTGCCTGAGATTCAAACCGATGATTACCATACCCTCGGCGGCTTTGCAATTTATTCGCTCAAGCGGATTCCGCGCACGGGTGAGCATTTTGAGTGGCATGGCTTAAGGTTTGAAGTCATGGATATGGATGGTACAAGGGTTGATAAGGTTCTAGTTTCTAAGGTTGCTGCTAATCCATCGGTATAGCTGCTGTCGATAGTGTTAGGGCAAAAGCAAAACCCAAGAAGAGAATGGCGGCGCTTCGCGCCGCCATTCTCTTCTTGGGTTTTATGTCTACACTTGGCGATAGCTATAAATGAAAATTAAGGCTAAAACCTCAACCTAGGGGGCTTGAATATTTCTTTAGGATGTTGTGCAATATTTTTAGCAATTAGTTTTATTTGCTAAAAACCGTGACGATCGCTATTTTCGATTAACAATCTTGATTAGCGATCTTTATCCACAAAATTGTTGAGTTTTTTTGGAGGAAGCATCTCTCATTTTATTACCTCACCCGTGGCATCATCTAACCGTAGAGAAAGTATCTCAAATTCTGGGAAGTGATTCGGATTGTGGTTTAACCTCTGAAGAGGTGGTCAATCGACAGACCGAATATGGCTTAAATCGCCTCACTAATCAATCCAAAGAAAGCATTTGGCAGCGATTTATTAAGCAATTTCAGCAGCCAGTCCAATATATTTTGCTAGTGGCGGCAACAGTCACAGCCCTATTTAAAGAACCTGTGGATGCAGGTGTGATTTTTGCAGTGGCAGTCGGTAACGC
This genomic stretch from Pseudanabaena galeata CCNP1313 harbors:
- a CDS encoding hemolysin family protein produces the protein MSEIATEIIFVLLLIIANGVFSGSEIAVISARKVRLEQSANQGNAKARVALKLAQDPNDFLSTVQIGITLIGVLSGAVAGATLAARLALVLDAIPFLQSYKDGLSVGIVVGVITFLSLVIGELVPKRIALNDPEQIACTVAKPMRLLSKIASPLVYLLSISTDLLLKVLGIKASDEPSVTEEEIKMMIRQGADTGMFEESEQEMVERIFRLGDRSVKGLMTPRTEIVWLDVESPLSETLDEVINSPYSRFPVGRDSIDQCLGIVRGSSLLSACLTDQNQNNVSLESLIQPPVYVAESTRALKLLEQFKQTGVHIALVTDEYGGVEGLVTLNDLMEAIVGDLPSIENPDDPTAVQREDGSWLLDGLLSIDEFRDVLSSDNISLPEIQTDDYHTLGGFAIYSLKRIPRTGEHFEWHGLRFEVMDMDGTRVDKVLVSKVAANPSV